In a single window of the Nilaparvata lugens isolate BPH chromosome 1, ASM1435652v1, whole genome shotgun sequence genome:
- the LOC111051940 gene encoding F-box only protein 43, translated as MQVDEEMMEEVSNGNRHNLTPHNTACCNLSYRLENSTDSGFYSNTPSIPHSSTDFSDQSISKIETPLNSSKTPSSYFENRDDDNGIKKLRFSPQITPIFKQIDSSNEISPAKKLNNSFATGTVDDDDDNVFTETSSLYHDALDESNVQQTPWRSLKISSKSTPLSNSSLSPTKKKWTQPIQFKHRSLDESEFVDFLYYLGHKEAHTIVTSKLFAYLSDDDLDSVSQVSKTWRDVLLNDAKARKRLAAHRRIVMNTKENRSTTKSHKMREARKQGVEWSPFVDLQNIQIPESPSKARTQSTSSSPANARFEFFRKEGEKLDRNAKLVQCPRCMLPARCGQGGNYDNLGECVTPDCSFRFCTNCRSDFHSPRKCFRISSCPIKRKNMIIGSKASKRRLSRT; from the exons ATGCAG GTTGATGAAGAAATGATGGAAGAGGTGTCGAACGGCAACCGTCACAACCTCACACCTCACAACACAGCATGCTGCAACCTCTCCTACCGTCTAGAAAATTCAACAGACAGTGGATTCTATTCCAATACACCAAGCATTCCTCATTCCAGCACAGACTTTTCTGACCAATCTATATCTAAAATCGAAACACCACTCAACAGTTCCAAAACGCCAAGTAGTTATTTCGAAAATAGAGATGATGATAATGGAATCAAAAAGTTGAGATTCTCACCACAAATCACTCCGATTTTCAAACAgattgattcttctaatgaaaTATCGCCTGCAAAGAAATTAAATAATAGCTTTGCTACTGGTACAGTAGATGACGATGATGACAATGTTTTTACAGAAACGTCCTCTTTATACCATGATGCCCTGGATGAGTCCAATGTACAACAAACACCTTGGAGGTCTCTCAAGATCAGTAGCAAATCAACaccattatcaaattctagTTTGTCTCCAACCAAGAAGAAGTGGACACAGCCCATTCAGTTCAAACACCGATCACTTGACGAATCAGAGTTTGTCGATTTTCTCTACTACTTGGGACATAAGGAGGCACACACCATTGTCACATCGAAACTGTTCGCTTATTTGTCCGATGATGATCTTGATTCGGTGTCACAAGTTTCGAAAACATGGAGAGATGTTTTACTGAACGATGCCAAAGCTAGAAAACGGCTGGCTGCGCACAGGAGAATCGTGATGAATACAAAGGAAAATAGAAGTACAACAAAGTCTCATAAAATG AGAGAAGCGAGGAAGCAAGGAGTTGAGTGGTCGCCCTTTGTTGATCTTCAGAACATCCAGATTCCCGAAAGTCCAAGCAAAGCAAGAACTCAATCAACAAGTAGTAGTCCTGCAAATGCAAGATTCGAATTTTTCAGAAAG GAAGGAGAAAAACTGGACCGAAATGCGAAACTGGTGCAATGCCCGCGCTGCATGCTGCCCGCCCGGTGCGGCCAGGGGGGCAACTACGACAATCTAGGCGAGTGTGTCACGCCAGACTGCTCCTTCAGATTCTGCACCAATTGCCGCTCTGACTTCCACAGTCCTAGGAAGTGCTTCCGCATCTCCAGCTGCCCGATCAAACGGAAGAACATGATCATCGGCAGCAAAGCCAGTAAGCGCCGGCTTTCGCGAACCTGA